The Palleronia sp. THAF1 genome window below encodes:
- a CDS encoding MarC family protein, whose translation MTADFLVTAFVTLFVVIDPIGTTPIFVALTRGMAPARRHAIARRACVIGLVILAAFGLFGEALLGFVGISMPAFRIAGGLLLFLTALEMLFGRRTERRSSQAGTSEEDDDEDDTPEDDPSVFPLAIPLLAGPGSIASLILLMDQSGGTPLTLSSLFAVIALIYAICYLLFRAAGPIERGLGPTGILVVTRLLGMLLAALSVQFVLDGIANAGLSIGP comes from the coding sequence ATGACCGCAGATTTCCTTGTCACCGCCTTCGTCACGCTCTTCGTCGTGATCGACCCCATCGGCACTACTCCGATTTTCGTCGCGCTGACACGCGGTATGGCCCCTGCCCGCCGCCACGCCATCGCGCGCCGCGCCTGCGTGATCGGCCTTGTGATCCTTGCCGCCTTCGGCCTGTTCGGAGAGGCGCTTCTGGGCTTCGTCGGCATTTCCATGCCCGCCTTCCGGATCGCAGGTGGCTTGCTGCTGTTCCTGACCGCGCTGGAGATGTTGTTCGGTCGGCGCACCGAGCGCCGCTCATCGCAGGCGGGCACATCGGAAGAAGATGACGATGAAGACGACACCCCCGAGGACGACCCTTCGGTCTTCCCGCTGGCGATCCCGCTTCTGGCCGGTCCCGGCTCTATCGCGTCGCTGATCCTGTTGATGGACCAATCGGGCGGCACGCCGCTGACACTAAGCAGCCTGTTTGCCGTGATCGCCCTGATCTACGCGATCTGCTACCTTTTGTTCAGGGCCGCGGGCCCCATCGAACGCGGCCTTGGCCCCACCGGCATCCTTGTCGTCACGCGTCTCCTGGGAATGCTACTGGCCGCACTCTCGGTGCAATTCGTACTGGACGGCATAGCCAACGCGGGGCTGAGCATCGGCCCCTAG
- a CDS encoding TIGR02281 family clan AA aspartic protease — MTGDDIGNFLYLALLGAAIFGYFIAANRQSMGRTLRYLALWGLIFVGVIAAAGLWPTVRDQIAPQQVLTASGALEVPLGPDGHYHMTLGINGAPIRFVVDTGATDLVLSQDDARRAGIEPDTLAYLGRAQTANGTVPMAQVRLETVTLGETVERNVPASVNGGEMFGSLLGMSYLSRFGRISIENNRLTLER, encoded by the coding sequence ATGACAGGCGACGATATCGGCAATTTCCTATACCTCGCGCTGCTTGGCGCAGCGATCTTCGGCTATTTCATCGCGGCGAACCGCCAGTCGATGGGCCGCACCCTGCGCTACCTAGCGCTGTGGGGCCTGATCTTCGTGGGGGTCATCGCTGCCGCCGGGCTGTGGCCCACCGTGCGCGACCAGATCGCCCCGCAACAGGTTCTGACCGCGAGCGGCGCGCTGGAAGTGCCTTTGGGCCCGGACGGTCACTACCACATGACGCTGGGCATAAACGGCGCGCCGATCCGCTTTGTCGTGGATACGGGTGCGACCGATCTGGTGCTTAGCCAAGACGACGCCCGACGCGCCGGGATCGAGCCTGATACGTTGGCCTATCTGGGCCGCGCGCAGACTGCGAACGGCACCGTGCCCATGGCGCAGGTGCGGCTTGAGACGGTGACGCTGGGCGAAACGGTCGAGCGCAACGTGCCTGCGTCCGTGAACGGTGGAGAGATGTTCGGCTCACTTCTGGGCATGAGCTATCTCTCGCGTTTTGGGCGTATCAGCATCGAAAACAACCGCTTGACGCTGGAACGCTAG
- a CDS encoding DNA polymerase III subunit chi has protein sequence MGAAYFYHLTRRPLDQVLPQLLDRSLAQGWRVLVRGRNPRAMEQLDLRLWTGDPTSFLPHGMAGGAQDADQPVLLALDGQGADGRHCVISVEGAEVTPEEVTASARVCVLFDGMDGAALDRARGQWRALTKAGVAAQYWSEESGKWEKKAETPAPD, from the coding sequence ATGGGCGCGGCCTACTTCTACCACCTCACGCGGCGGCCCTTGGATCAGGTGCTGCCGCAACTGCTTGACCGCTCACTGGCGCAAGGCTGGCGGGTGTTGGTGCGCGGGCGCAATCCGCGCGCGATGGAGCAACTGGACCTGCGCCTGTGGACGGGCGATCCGACCAGCTTCCTGCCGCATGGGATGGCGGGCGGCGCACAAGATGCGGATCAGCCGGTGCTTCTGGCCCTGGACGGGCAGGGGGCCGATGGCCGCCACTGCGTGATAAGTGTCGAGGGCGCAGAGGTGACGCCGGAAGAGGTGACTGCGTCGGCCCGCGTGTGCGTGCTGTTCGACGGCATGGACGGGGCCGCACTCGACCGCGCGCGCGGCCAGTGGCGTGCGCTGACCAAGGCGGGCGTAGCCGCGCAATACTGGTCCGAAGAATCAGGCAAGTGGGAAAAGAAGGCCGAGACGCCGGCCCCGGACTAG
- a CDS encoding leucyl aminopeptidase translates to MTTPAPITVIETATDALADTTGIVAVFVDAEGSMDPAAKRVNKLTRGAVDRAVGAEAWGKASEGDAVTLSWPTGMAAEAICVVKLAKRAGAEDARKAGVAVGRAGGANAMTLCLGNRKHAAEVALGAALRAYDYTDQKTKTDTAERGGLTVMVSDPATIDADDLTAQATGVFFCRDLVNAPANVLTTTSYADRLKALSDLGLEVEVLEEDMLAELGMGALLSVGQGSDSPSKVVVMKWMGGGEEAPLALVGKGVVFDTGGISLKPAAGMEDMTMDMGGSAVVAGVMQTLAMRKAKANVVGLVGLVENMPGPNAVRPGDVVHSMKGDTVEVINTDAEGRLVLCDVMWYAQETYKPAAMIDLATLTGAVIIGLGHHNAGVLSNDDGFCGDLLKAAGTAGEGAWRLPLGKEYADQLKSRIADVKNVGGRPAGTITAAEFLHRFVQDGTKWAHIDIAGVASTSFDSPYAPKGASGWGVRALDQLVRDAFES, encoded by the coding sequence ATGACCACCCCCGCACCGATCACCGTCATCGAGACCGCCACCGACGCCCTGGCCGATACGACCGGCATCGTCGCCGTCTTCGTCGACGCGGAAGGCAGCATGGACCCGGCGGCCAAACGCGTGAACAAGCTGACACGCGGCGCGGTGGATCGCGCGGTGGGAGCAGAGGCCTGGGGCAAGGCGTCGGAGGGCGACGCCGTCACGCTGTCTTGGCCCACGGGCATGGCCGCCGAAGCCATCTGCGTCGTAAAGCTGGCCAAGCGCGCGGGTGCTGAAGACGCGCGCAAGGCGGGTGTCGCCGTGGGCCGCGCAGGCGGGGCGAACGCGATGACACTGTGCCTTGGCAACCGCAAGCACGCCGCCGAGGTGGCGCTGGGCGCAGCGCTGCGGGCCTATGACTACACCGACCAGAAGACGAAGACCGACACCGCCGAGCGCGGTGGGCTGACGGTGATGGTCTCTGATCCCGCGACCATCGACGCGGATGATCTGACCGCACAAGCCACGGGCGTCTTCTTCTGCCGCGACCTTGTGAACGCTCCGGCCAACGTCCTGACCACCACCAGCTACGCAGACCGTCTGAAAGCTCTGTCCGATCTGGGACTGGAGGTCGAGGTGCTGGAAGAGGACATGCTGGCTGAACTGGGGATGGGCGCGCTTCTGTCCGTGGGGCAAGGCTCCGATAGCCCGTCGAAAGTTGTCGTCATGAAGTGGATGGGCGGCGGTGAAGAGGCCCCCTTGGCGCTGGTCGGCAAAGGCGTCGTGTTCGACACCGGCGGCATCAGCCTCAAGCCCGCCGCCGGCATGGAAGACATGACGATGGACATGGGCGGTTCTGCCGTCGTCGCGGGTGTCATGCAGACTTTGGCGATGCGGAAGGCGAAGGCGAACGTTGTGGGTCTCGTGGGCTTGGTCGAGAACATGCCAGGGCCGAACGCCGTGCGTCCCGGCGACGTCGTGCATTCCATGAAGGGTGACACGGTCGAGGTTATCAATACCGACGCAGAGGGCCGCTTGGTCCTGTGCGATGTGATGTGGTACGCGCAGGAAACCTACAAACCGGCGGCGATGATCGACTTGGCGACGCTGACCGGGGCCGTCATCATCGGGCTGGGCCATCACAACGCGGGCGTTTTGTCCAACGACGATGGCTTCTGTGGCGATCTGCTGAAAGCGGCTGGCACGGCAGGTGAAGGCGCATGGCGTCTGCCGCTTGGCAAGGAGTACGCCGACCAGCTGAAGTCCCGCATCGCGGATGTGAAGAACGTCGGCGGCCGGCCTGCGGGTACGATCACGGCGGCCGAATTTTTGCACCGCTTCGTGCAGGACGGCACGAAATGGGCGCACATCGACATTGCGGGCGTCGCCTCGACCTCGTTCGATTCGCCCTACGCCCCCAAAGGGGCTTCGGGTTGGGGCGTGCGCGCGCTGGACCAGCTGGTGCGCGACGCGTTCGAAAGCTGA
- the lptF gene encoding LPS export ABC transporter permease LptF → MRTYDRYLLSQLLTLFGFFSIVLVAVYWVNRAVSLFDRLIADGQSAIVFLEFSALALPSVIRVVLPIAAFAAAVYVTNRMRGDSELVVASAAGLSPLRLARAVLVFGAIAAVLTGVMTHVLTPLATARLDQRSAEIAQDVTAGLLSDGQFLHPVSGVTVFIADITEQGELSQVFLSDRRASGSATTYSAERAALVRREGAAFLVMFDGMAQTLATDTRQLSVTRFDDFAFDIGTMTDLGEAGPRDLDAVPSLAILTDTTTIATETDLPRQRVIVAVHERMTGALQSLVAPVLGIAAMLLGGFSRFSAWRQVTAAITALIGYELLQRVALDAVLNSGISAAVLYAPTLVFALLALVFLWLAGRGRSPRGRAVPA, encoded by the coding sequence GTGAGGACTTACGACAGATACCTGCTGTCCCAGCTTCTGACGCTGTTCGGCTTCTTCAGCATCGTGCTTGTCGCCGTCTACTGGGTGAATCGCGCCGTGTCGTTGTTCGACCGACTAATCGCGGATGGGCAATCGGCTATCGTCTTCCTGGAATTCTCGGCGCTGGCCCTGCCAAGCGTGATCCGGGTCGTCCTGCCCATCGCCGCCTTCGCCGCTGCCGTCTACGTGACGAACCGGATGCGCGGCGACAGTGAGCTTGTGGTGGCCAGCGCCGCAGGCCTGTCACCCTTGCGGTTGGCCCGCGCGGTTCTGGTCTTCGGCGCGATTGCAGCCGTTCTTACGGGCGTGATGACCCATGTGCTTACCCCCTTGGCCACCGCTCGGCTGGATCAGCGCAGCGCAGAGATTGCCCAGGACGTGACTGCGGGGCTGCTGAGTGACGGGCAGTTCCTGCATCCGGTGTCGGGCGTGACCGTCTTCATCGCCGACATCACCGAACAGGGCGAGTTGAGCCAGGTCTTCCTGTCGGATCGTCGCGCCTCCGGCTCTGCAACGACCTACTCCGCCGAGCGCGCCGCCTTGGTGCGCCGCGAAGGCGCAGCGTTCCTTGTAATGTTCGACGGCATGGCTCAGACGCTCGCGACGGATACCCGGCAACTGTCCGTCACCCGCTTCGACGACTTCGCCTTCGATATCGGGACGATGACCGATCTGGGTGAAGCTGGGCCACGCGATCTGGACGCCGTGCCAAGCCTCGCCATCCTGACCGATACAACTACAATCGCCACAGAGACTGATCTGCCCCGCCAGCGCGTCATCGTTGCGGTGCATGAGCGGATGACGGGCGCGCTCCAGAGCCTTGTGGCGCCGGTTCTGGGGATTGCCGCGATGTTGCTTGGCGGATTCTCGCGCTTTTCGGCTTGGCGGCAGGTAACGGCGGCCATCACGGCGTTGATCGGATACGAGCTGTTACAGAGGGTCGCCTTGGACGCGGTTCTGAATAGCGGTATTTCTGCCGCCGTCCTTTACGCTCCCACCTTGGTCTTCGCGCTACTGGCGTTGGTGTTCTTGTGGCTGGCCGGGCGCGGACGCAGCCCACGCGGGCGGGCGGTACCCGCATGA
- the lptG gene encoding LPS export ABC transporter permease LptG yields the protein MILHLYFARRFAGTFVFVLSIFFGILLLIDLVEQVRRFEGENVGLIRLIGLTLLSVPETLYTILPLITIIAALTLFLSLARTSELVVSRAAGRSAFRSLLGPALVTFLIGVLAVAALNPIVAATSGQFDRVSDELRGEVTSALSLTRSGVWLRQGNGEGQTVIQAVRSNEDGTRLTGVTFLGFDVKGAPTYRLEGDSARLEDGAWRVRNAKRWDFADQNPEQDAISVSQTSVPSSLTASRIADSFGDPSTIPVWELPAFISDLQASGFSARRHIVFLQSQLAMPVLLVAMVLIGAAFTMRHTRLGRSGPSVLVALSIGFGLFFLGDFAQILGETGRIPAMLAAWGPPVAACLLPLGLILHWEDG from the coding sequence ATGATCCTGCACCTGTATTTCGCCAGGCGTTTCGCGGGCACCTTCGTCTTCGTGCTGTCGATCTTCTTCGGCATTCTGCTGCTGATCGACCTTGTCGAGCAGGTTCGCCGGTTCGAGGGCGAAAACGTCGGCCTGATCCGGCTGATCGGCCTGACCCTGCTATCGGTGCCGGAAACACTCTACACGATCCTGCCCCTCATCACGATCATCGCTGCGCTTACGCTGTTCCTAAGCCTCGCGCGCACGTCAGAACTGGTCGTTAGCCGTGCGGCCGGGCGATCTGCGTTTCGCAGCCTTCTGGGCCCAGCGCTGGTGACCTTCCTGATCGGCGTCCTCGCGGTCGCCGCTCTCAACCCTATTGTCGCCGCCACCTCCGGGCAGTTCGACCGAGTGTCCGATGAATTGCGGGGAGAGGTCACCTCTGCCCTGTCGCTGACGCGCAGCGGCGTTTGGCTGCGACAGGGCAATGGCGAAGGGCAGACGGTCATCCAGGCCGTCCGCTCGAACGAGGATGGCACGCGACTGACCGGCGTGACCTTCCTTGGGTTCGACGTGAAGGGCGCGCCGACCTATCGTCTGGAAGGCGATAGCGCCCGGCTGGAGGATGGCGCGTGGCGGGTGCGGAACGCAAAGCGCTGGGACTTTGCCGACCAGAACCCCGAGCAGGACGCGATCAGCGTGTCGCAGACGTCCGTCCCCTCCAGCCTGACCGCCAGTCGCATTGCCGATAGCTTCGGCGATCCATCGACCATCCCCGTATGGGAGCTTCCGGCGTTCATCTCTGACCTTCAAGCATCGGGCTTTTCGGCCCGGCGGCACATTGTTTTCCTGCAATCGCAACTGGCAATGCCCGTTCTTTTGGTTGCCATGGTGCTCATCGGAGCAGCCTTCACGATGCGCCACACACGGCTGGGCCGTAGTGGCCCATCGGTGCTTGTGGCGCTTTCCATCGGGTTCGGACTTTTCTTTCTTGGCGATTTCGCGCAAATCCTAGGAGAGACTGGCCGCATCCCCGCGATGCTGGCCGCATGGGGACCGCCCGTGGCTGCATGCCTGCTGCCATTGGGCCTTATACTGCATTGGGAGGACGGTTGA